The following are encoded together in the bacterium genome:
- a CDS encoding histidine phosphatase family protein — protein sequence MGFLRQSVVHAFVVVLAASTPALAGLATCAGDCDGDQRVTVDELVRGVNIALGQQAPESCSAFDRNGDGQVTVDELLAAVAAAIGGCSATIPPSATMAATAPPTLTATVAATALDSATPSPSATPTDSAVPTATVEPTDTATPTASATATAADSATPTHSAVPTHSATPTATVAPTDTAMPTASATATAADSATPAPSTTPTDSAVPTATVAPTDTATATASATATAADSATPTPSATPTDSAVPTATLAPTDAATATASATATAADSATPAPSATPTDSAVPTATLAPTDTATPTASETATPSATATPTPSIAVSDLSAVIDGDTVRMAWTNPDPAGAYTQALVLRRLNAPVGGPEDPDATPVFFGSAAIATHPLADLLPTTEGHARVYHYAVFPCTPLGDCLGEPATAMLSPTIVEVLRAGGYVIFWRHASAFTCQDRTDYGPAATTLFPDWWKSCDATCTMVAVTATARQLSDTGRGEATAIGAAFAERGIPVGRVLSSEFCRARQTAELMDFGPPIETREALTYFVHDEANRCADTFTLLMEPPPPGTNTALIGHAGNTCPPLSSLSMAGAVIYKPNGDGAPVFIDAVTWDQWAALP from the coding sequence ATGGGGTTTCTGCGGCAGTCCGTCGTCCACGCCTTCGTCGTCGTGCTCGCCGCGTCGACGCCGGCCCTCGCCGGGCTCGCCACCTGCGCCGGCGACTGCGACGGCGATCAGCGGGTGACCGTCGATGAGCTGGTGCGCGGCGTGAACATCGCCCTCGGCCAGCAGGCGCCGGAGAGTTGTTCAGCGTTCGATCGCAACGGCGACGGCCAGGTGACCGTCGACGAGCTGCTGGCCGCCGTCGCCGCGGCGATCGGCGGCTGCTCCGCGACCATACCGCCGTCCGCGACGATGGCGGCGACGGCGCCTCCGACGCTCACCGCTACCGTCGCGGCGACGGCGCTCGACAGCGCGACGCCGTCGCCGAGCGCGACGCCGACCGACAGCGCAGTGCCGACGGCGACGGTCGAACCGACCGATACGGCGACACCGACGGCGAGCGCCACCGCGACGGCGGCCGACAGCGCGACGCCGACTCACAGCGCAGTGCCGACTCACAGCGCGACGCCGACGGCGACGGTCGCGCCAACCGACACGGCGATGCCGACGGCGAGCGCCACCGCGACGGCGGCCGACAGCGCGACGCCGGCGCCGAGCACGACGCCGACCGACAGCGCGGTGCCGACGGCGACGGTCGCGCCCACCGACACGGCGACAGCGACGGCGAGCGCCACCGCGACGGCGGCCGACAGCGCGACGCCGACACCGAGCGCGACGCCGACCGACAGCGCGGTGCCGACGGCGACGCTCGCGCCCACCGACGCGGCGACAGCGACGGCGAGCGCCACCGCGACGGCGGCCGACAGCGCGACGCCGGCGCCGAGCGCGACGCCGACCGACAGCGCGGTGCCGACGGCGACGCTCGCGCCCACCGACACCGCGACGCCGACGGCGAGCGAGACTGCGACACCGTCAGCCACCGCGACGCCAACGCCCTCGATCGCCGTCAGCGATCTCAGCGCGGTCATCGACGGCGATACGGTGCGCATGGCATGGACCAATCCCGATCCCGCCGGCGCCTACACGCAGGCCCTGGTGCTGCGCCGCCTCAATGCGCCGGTGGGCGGACCGGAGGATCCGGACGCGACCCCCGTCTTCTTCGGTAGTGCCGCGATCGCCACCCATCCGCTGGCCGATCTGCTGCCGACCACGGAGGGGCATGCGCGCGTCTACCACTATGCGGTGTTTCCGTGCACGCCGCTCGGCGACTGCCTCGGCGAGCCGGCCACCGCGATGCTCAGTCCGACCATCGTCGAGGTCCTGCGCGCCGGCGGCTACGTCATCTTCTGGCGCCACGCCAGCGCCTTCACGTGCCAGGATCGCACCGACTACGGCCCCGCCGCCACCACCCTGTTCCCCGATTGGTGGAAGAGCTGCGACGCCACCTGCACGATGGTCGCCGTGACCGCGACCGCACGACAGCTCTCCGACACCGGCCGCGGCGAGGCGACGGCGATCGGCGCCGCCTTCGCCGAGCGCGGCATCCCGGTCGGCCGCGTCCTGTCGAGCGAATTCTGCCGCGCCCGCCAGACCGCCGAGCTCATGGACTTCGGGCCGCCGATCGAGACCCGGGAGGCGCTCACGTACTTCGTCCACGACGAGGCCAATCGCTGCGCCGACACCTTCACGCTGCTGATGGAACCGCCACCCCCGGGCACCAACACGGCGCTCATCGGCCACGCCGGCAACACCTGCCCGCCGCTCAGCTCGCTGTCGATGGCGGGTGCCGTCATCTACAAGCCGAACGGAGACGGCGCGCCTGTCTTCATCGACGCGGTGACCTGGGATCAGTGGGCCGCGCTTCCCTGA
- a CDS encoding TIGR03560 family F420-dependent LLM class oxidoreductase produces the protein MTPPVRFGLFVPQGDAAPATLRAIAHAAERVGLHSLWVYDHLDDYPSPEQPEVLEAFTLLGLLAGWTERIRLGSLVLCDGYRNPALTAKMAASLDVLSGGRLELGYGAGWHESETRAYGYEFPPAAVRIARMEEGLTIIRGLWSGEPTTVAGAHHRIAAAKCRPRPLQRPHPPITIGGGGEKLLLRAVARHADIWNYFPIPLPAYEHKRAVLHAHCAAIGRDPASLDQSLMVPLVTARREKEVRDQLEAARRRGGTFAYDDQLVQGTPDIVVPRLRDYVRRGVTLFILVLPDPTDLAQIDFVAREIAAELA, from the coding sequence ATGACCCCTCCCGTCCGCTTCGGGTTGTTCGTGCCGCAGGGCGACGCCGCGCCGGCGACCCTGCGCGCCATCGCCCACGCCGCCGAGCGCGTCGGCCTGCACTCCCTCTGGGTCTACGACCATCTCGACGACTACCCCTCGCCGGAGCAGCCCGAGGTGCTGGAGGCCTTCACGCTGCTCGGCCTGCTGGCCGGGTGGACGGAGCGCATCCGCCTCGGCTCGCTGGTGCTCTGCGACGGCTACCGCAACCCGGCGCTGACCGCGAAGATGGCGGCGTCGCTCGACGTGCTGTCGGGCGGCCGCCTCGAGCTCGGCTACGGCGCCGGCTGGCACGAGTCGGAGACTCGCGCCTACGGCTACGAGTTCCCGCCGGCCGCGGTGCGCATCGCCCGCATGGAGGAGGGGCTGACCATCATCCGCGGCCTGTGGAGCGGCGAACCGACGACCGTCGCCGGCGCGCACCACCGGATCGCGGCGGCGAAGTGCCGGCCGCGTCCGCTGCAGCGCCCGCACCCACCGATCACCATCGGCGGCGGCGGCGAGAAGCTGCTGCTGCGCGCCGTGGCGCGCCACGCGGACATCTGGAACTACTTCCCGATCCCGCTCCCGGCCTACGAGCACAAGCGCGCCGTGCTGCACGCCCACTGCGCCGCCATCGGCCGCGATCCGGCCAGCCTCGACCAGTCGCTGATGGTGCCGCTGGTGACGGCGCGGCGCGAGAAGGAGGTGCGCGATCAGCTCGAAGCGGCGCGCCGGCGCGGCGGCACCTTCGCCTACGACGACCAGCTCGTGCAGGGGACCCCCGACATCGTCGTGCCCCGCCTGCGCGACTACGTGCGCCGCGGCGTCACGCTCTTCATCCTGGTGCTGCCCGACCCGACGGATCTGGCGCAGATCGACTTCGTCGCCCGCGAGATCGCCGCCGAGTTGGCATAG
- a CDS encoding Mrp/NBP35 family ATP-binding protein: protein MPTPQEILEDLKQVKYPGYSRDIVSFGIVRDIEIGSAGVTVTLAIGNAKADAVDEISRAVRDRVRAMTGSGAIEIVIQEPEKPKPAAPARAPGIPGVAQVIAVASGKGGVGKSTVAVNLALALRTLGKRVGLLDADVYGPSVPLMLGLDERPRSSERERIVPLERHGLKAISLGSFIQPGQPVIWRGPMITKLLTQFLYEVEWGELDVLVLDLPPGTGDAQLTITQQAPLAGGVIVTTPQDVALLDVQRGIAMFAQVNAPVLGVVENMSYHVCGGCGARAEIFGHGGGRRMAETLHIPFLGEIPLVRLIREGMDRGAPVVVDAPSSPEAEAFVTIARGVLEQLAARGATRLPTVH, encoded by the coding sequence ATGCCGACGCCGCAGGAGATCCTCGAGGACCTGAAGCAGGTCAAATACCCCGGGTACTCGCGCGACATCGTCTCGTTCGGCATCGTGCGCGACATCGAGATCGGCAGCGCCGGCGTCACCGTCACCCTCGCCATCGGCAACGCCAAGGCCGACGCGGTGGACGAGATCTCGCGCGCGGTGCGCGACCGGGTGCGGGCGATGACGGGCAGCGGCGCCATCGAGATCGTCATCCAGGAGCCGGAGAAGCCGAAGCCGGCGGCGCCGGCGCGCGCCCCGGGGATTCCCGGCGTGGCGCAGGTCATCGCGGTGGCCAGCGGCAAGGGTGGCGTCGGCAAGTCGACGGTGGCGGTCAATCTCGCGCTCGCCCTCCGGACGCTGGGCAAGCGGGTGGGCCTGCTCGACGCCGACGTGTACGGCCCGAGCGTGCCGCTGATGCTCGGCCTCGACGAGCGGCCGCGCAGCAGCGAGCGCGAGCGCATCGTGCCGCTCGAACGGCACGGGCTGAAGGCGATCTCGCTCGGCTCGTTCATCCAGCCGGGACAGCCGGTGATCTGGCGTGGGCCGATGATCACCAAGCTGCTGACGCAGTTTCTCTACGAGGTCGAATGGGGCGAGCTCGACGTGCTGGTGCTCGACCTGCCGCCCGGCACCGGCGACGCCCAGTTGACGATCACGCAGCAGGCGCCGCTGGCGGGCGGGGTGATCGTCACCACGCCGCAGGACGTCGCCCTGCTCGACGTCCAACGCGGCATCGCCATGTTCGCCCAGGTGAACGCGCCGGTGCTCGGGGTGGTGGAGAACATGAGCTACCATGTGTGTGGCGGCTGCGGCGCGCGGGCCGAGATCTTCGGTCACGGCGGCGGCCGGCGCATGGCCGAGACGCTGCACATCCCCTTCCTCGGCGAGATCCCGCTGGTGCGGCTCATTCGCGAGGGCATGGACCGCGGCGCCCCGGTGGTCGTCGACGCCCCGTCGAGCCCGGAGGCCGAGGCGTTCGTCACCATCGCCCGCGGCGTCCTCGAGCAGCTCGCGGCGCGCGGCGCGACCCGACTGCCGACGGTGCACTGA
- a CDS encoding PKD domain-containing protein: MIRLPRSLVLVAFATAVSGCGGCNDNKAPSAPAQPAATAAAPAPAAAEPGEEPKAAAPGGADSEVDCFVIVDAEPDFGAPPLTVNFITEIDCTGQPVTYSWDFGDGTKGGNDPKPVHTYAKAGDYVATVTVTAPDGGTGSDEIDITVDSDLSE; this comes from the coding sequence ATGATCAGACTTCCGCGCTCACTCGTCCTCGTCGCATTCGCCACGGCCGTCAGCGGCTGCGGCGGGTGCAATGACAACAAGGCGCCCTCCGCCCCGGCCCAGCCCGCGGCCACCGCCGCGGCGCCGGCCCCGGCGGCCGCCGAGCCGGGCGAGGAGCCGAAGGCCGCCGCGCCCGGCGGCGCCGACTCGGAGGTCGACTGCTTCGTCATCGTCGATGCCGAGCCGGATTTCGGCGCCCCGCCGCTCACCGTCAACTTCATCACCGAGATCGACTGCACCGGTCAGCCGGTGACCTACAGTTGGGATTTCGGTGACGGCACCAAGGGCGGCAACGATCCGAAGCCGGTCCACACCTATGCCAAGGCGGGCGACTACGTCGCGACCGTGACGGTCACCGCGCCGGACGGCGGCACCGGTTCGGACGAGATCGACATCACGGTCGATTCCGACCTCTCGGAGTGA
- a CDS encoding HEAT repeat domain-containing protein, producing MRRHIPPPLAAALAVVVLLLAAPAPAQISADQVKQRYDKQTKGAGVEEWARKMNSDDPLERLEGVRSLADSTDPAAVPYLVQALGDSDMRVKAKAIDACGTARAADATPVLVQMLFLRGTSPEVQQRILAALGKIGDQRAAVSIVEFLGRDTDHATRGTAIFALGDIADPSTLEFLDKLAGEEAHPTLKRLAREAAAKVRYQQTVKNTEAKQPLDSFLRQDQPPP from the coding sequence ATGCGTCGCCACATCCCCCCTCCGCTGGCCGCTGCCCTCGCCGTCGTCGTCCTGCTGCTCGCCGCGCCGGCGCCGGCGCAGATCTCCGCCGATCAGGTGAAGCAGCGGTACGACAAGCAGACCAAGGGCGCCGGCGTCGAGGAGTGGGCGCGCAAGATGAACAGCGACGACCCGCTCGAACGCCTGGAGGGCGTGCGCTCGCTCGCCGATTCGACCGACCCCGCGGCGGTCCCCTACCTCGTGCAGGCGCTCGGCGATTCCGACATGCGGGTGAAGGCGAAAGCGATCGACGCCTGCGGCACCGCCCGCGCCGCCGACGCGACGCCGGTGCTGGTGCAGATGCTCTTCCTGCGCGGCACCAGCCCGGAGGTCCAGCAGCGCATCCTCGCCGCCCTCGGCAAGATCGGCGACCAGCGCGCCGCCGTGTCCATCGTCGAGTTCCTCGGCCGCGACACCGACCACGCCACCCGCGGCACCGCCATCTTCGCGCTCGGCGACATCGCCGACCCGAGCACGCTCGAGTTCCTCGACAAGCTCGCCGGCGAGGAGGCACACCCGACCCTCAAGCGCCTGGCGCGCGAGGCGGCCGCCAAGGTCCGCTATCAACAGACCGTCAAGAACACGGAAGCCAAGCAGCCGCTCGACAGCTTCCTGCGCCAGGACCAGCCGCCGCCGTAA
- a CDS encoding bifunctional methionine sulfoxide reductase B/A protein, protein MPRRWSSVGVVAVALALAALARAQAPDGTSTPATGKEPQVSFKKPNAEELKQTLTPEQYRVTQECGTEPPFHNAYWDNHEPGIYVDVVTGEPLFSSRDKFDSGSGWPSFTKPLEPNVVETSDRSHGMVRVEVRSKHGDSHLGHVFDDGPRDAGGRRYCINSASLRFIPASKLAEEGYGQYAAQFAAAPGAATTPAASEQSAHREVAILAGGCFWGMEDILRKIPGVLETEVGYTGGWLEHPTYEDTHDSKSGHAEAVKVTFDPAVLSYETLLEQWFFRMHDPTTLNRQGNDVGTQYRSAIFYTSEAQRQTAEAVKQRVDASGKWKNPVVTEIVAASAWWPAEGYHQDYLQKHPNGYTCHYLRP, encoded by the coding sequence TTGCCGCGCCGTTGGTCGTCCGTTGGCGTCGTCGCCGTCGCACTCGCTCTGGCAGCCCTCGCGCGCGCGCAGGCGCCGGACGGCACGTCCACTCCGGCAACGGGAAAGGAGCCCCAGGTGAGCTTCAAGAAGCCGAACGCCGAGGAGCTGAAGCAGACGCTCACCCCCGAGCAGTACCGGGTGACGCAGGAGTGCGGCACCGAGCCGCCGTTCCACAACGCCTACTGGGACAACCACGAGCCCGGCATCTACGTCGACGTGGTCACCGGCGAGCCGCTGTTCTCCTCGCGCGACAAGTTCGATTCCGGCTCCGGTTGGCCCAGCTTCACCAAGCCGCTCGAGCCCAACGTCGTCGAGACCAGCGACCGCTCGCACGGCATGGTGCGCGTCGAGGTGCGCAGCAAGCACGGCGACTCGCACCTCGGGCACGTGTTCGACGACGGCCCGCGGGATGCCGGCGGCCGGCGCTACTGCATCAACTCGGCGTCGTTGCGCTTCATCCCGGCGTCGAAGCTGGCCGAGGAGGGCTACGGCCAGTACGCGGCGCAGTTCGCCGCCGCGCCGGGCGCGGCGACGACGCCGGCGGCGAGCGAGCAAAGCGCGCACCGGGAGGTGGCGATCCTCGCCGGCGGCTGCTTCTGGGGCATGGAGGACATCCTGCGCAAGATCCCCGGCGTGCTGGAGACGGAGGTCGGCTACACCGGCGGCTGGCTCGAGCACCCGACGTACGAGGACACCCACGACTCGAAGTCCGGCCACGCCGAAGCGGTGAAGGTCACGTTCGACCCCGCGGTGCTGTCGTACGAGACGCTGCTCGAGCAGTGGTTCTTCCGCATGCACGACCCGACGACGCTCAACCGCCAGGGCAACGACGTCGGCACCCAGTACCGCTCGGCCATCTTCTACACCTCGGAGGCGCAACGGCAGACGGCCGAGGCGGTCAAGCAGCGCGTCGACGCCTCGGGCAAGTGGAAGAACCCGGTCGTCACCGAGATCGTCGCCGCGTCGGCGTGGTGGCCCGCCGAGGGCTACCACCAGGACTACCTGCAGAAGCACCCCAACGGGTACACCTGCCACTACCTGCGGCCCTGA
- the wecB gene encoding UDP-N-acetylglucosamine 2-epimerase (non-hydrolyzing), translating into MARKVLCVVGTRPNLVKVAAVLRAFAAQAAAGTGRLTPVLVDTGQHYDEALSGRFYADLHLPPPDYRLGVGSGSHAATTAAVIRGLEPVLLAERPDLVLVFGDVNSTVAAALTAAKTGVRLAHVEAGLRCFDRRVPEEVNRVVTDALAELLFVTEAAAVDNLRREGREATDIHLVGNVMIDSLLWALPQAGSSRVLERLGLAGDRDLAILTVHRAGNVDAPAPLAAILGAAAELAGELPVILPVHPRTRARIREWGLSGFVCEPGAPPRSRVLVSEPLGYLDFVHLLARARLVLTDSGGVQDETTVLGTPCLVLRDHSERPVTLTTGTSVLVGRDRQRILAGAHAALRRAGVGERPPPPLWDGRAGERIARVLAEHL; encoded by the coding sequence ATGGCCAGAAAGGTTCTGTGCGTCGTCGGAACGCGGCCCAATCTGGTCAAGGTCGCGGCGGTCCTCCGCGCCTTTGCCGCGCAGGCCGCCGCTGGAACCGGCCGGCTGACGCCGGTGCTGGTCGACACCGGCCAACATTACGACGAGGCGCTGTCCGGGCGATTCTACGCCGACCTGCATCTGCCGCCGCCCGACTATCGCCTGGGGGTCGGATCGGGGAGCCACGCGGCGACGACGGCGGCGGTGATCCGCGGCCTCGAGCCGGTGCTGCTCGCCGAGCGGCCGGATCTCGTGCTGGTGTTCGGCGACGTGAACTCCACCGTCGCGGCGGCGCTCACGGCGGCCAAGACCGGGGTCCGGCTGGCGCACGTCGAAGCCGGGCTGCGTTGTTTCGACCGTCGCGTCCCGGAGGAGGTGAACCGCGTCGTGACCGACGCGCTCGCCGAGCTGTTGTTCGTCACCGAGGCCGCGGCGGTCGACAACCTGCGGCGCGAGGGGCGGGAGGCGACGGACATCCATCTCGTCGGCAACGTCATGATCGACTCGCTCCTGTGGGCGCTGCCGCAGGCCGGGTCGTCGCGCGTGCTCGAGCGGCTCGGCCTGGCCGGCGACCGGGATCTCGCGATCCTCACCGTGCACCGCGCCGGCAACGTCGATGCGCCGGCGCCGCTGGCGGCGATCCTCGGCGCCGCCGCCGAGCTGGCGGGCGAGCTGCCGGTGATCCTTCCCGTCCATCCGCGTACCCGCGCCCGCATCCGCGAGTGGGGACTGTCCGGCTTCGTGTGCGAGCCCGGCGCGCCGCCGCGGTCGCGGGTGCTCGTCAGCGAGCCGCTCGGCTATCTCGACTTCGTCCACCTGCTGGCGCGCGCCCGCCTGGTGCTCACCGACTCGGGCGGCGTGCAGGACGAGACGACGGTCCTGGGCACGCCCTGCCTGGTGCTGCGCGACCACAGCGAGCGGCCGGTGACCCTGACCACCGGCACCAGCGTGCTGGTCGGCCGCGATCGGCAGCGGATCCTCGCCGGGGCGCACGCGGCGCTGCGCCGCGCCGGCGTCGGCGAGCGCCCGCCCCCGCCGCTCTGGGACGGACGCGCCGGCGAACGCATCGCGCGCGTGCTCGCGGAGCACCTGTAG
- a CDS encoding ABC transporter permease — protein sequence MTLSLRMPRRFLRGGYGRLLLTILALACGVALVCALDLVNRAVLRGFVEIIDGMAGRATLQVAVEDAGAFPEALADEVAAVDGVAQVLAVVSATAFTVTDPPEALTVQAFDVTDPAAVRVYQPGDAPGAIVDDPLGFLNQRDSIIVTRDFARRHGLAIEDRLPLDTARGRRTFTVRGLVDPQGIGRAFGGTLVLMDVQAAEAVFTSPGLVNRLDIVTDAAADTAAVARRVQAMLPDGLRVEAVAQRKADLRAVLRSMQVLLRGVSLVALGAAFIIAFSRLSMCFAERTWQLGVLRAVGMRRRAVCWELLKESQLLGLAGVALGLPAGVAMGRALLPLVATTMALNFRTVAPPSELAVRPAALAIAAALGLGAALAAALPPAWRAASVDVAETLRGRGADLAPARRESLAGIAALALIALAAVIAQGVLAAPAAGLVASAALVLLTGALARPLVRRFDRLAARASLPGMGAVGRLALRLLRHDLRRAALAVAMVGIGVGTVVWLALVAYSFERTAVRVFEQAMRADYVVSSSHTGAGALEMPVDEGLAATLAGVDGVAAVIGVRLANWQHQGEPIVLDAFDPAYFRNPAYGRWPLHGARLDDAWEAVAAGRAVVVSSNFAQNMRVGVGDTVTLTTPRGPLPLLVAGITTDFASPRGTIEMSRALYREHWNDGRVTRFFVQGGEPADPALRGRLQQRLAALGGAWRVISSGELVAYWEQQIRRAFASLYALAVVILGVVLFGITDNLGASVVERTRQLGTLRAAGVRQGQLRRLVVNEALVIVGLGLLLAAAEGAGMALLWVRTTVPLLLGWIVDLHVPVAFLAIVALSTAASGALAALLPARRAARLEPAAALRWE from the coding sequence ATGACGCTCTCGCTGCGCATGCCCCGCCGCTTCCTGCGCGGCGGCTACGGGCGGCTGCTGCTGACGATCCTGGCGCTGGCCTGCGGCGTGGCGCTGGTGTGCGCGCTCGATCTCGTGAACCGCGCCGTGCTGCGCGGCTTCGTCGAGATCATCGACGGCATGGCCGGCCGGGCGACGTTGCAGGTCGCGGTGGAGGACGCCGGCGCCTTCCCCGAGGCGCTCGCCGACGAGGTGGCCGCGGTCGACGGCGTCGCGCAGGTCCTGGCGGTCGTCTCGGCCACCGCCTTCACCGTCACCGATCCGCCCGAAGCGCTGACCGTGCAGGCGTTCGACGTCACCGATCCGGCCGCCGTCCGCGTCTATCAACCCGGCGACGCCCCGGGCGCGATCGTCGACGATCCGCTCGGCTTCCTCAACCAGCGCGACTCGATCATCGTCACCCGCGACTTCGCGCGCCGGCACGGGCTCGCGATCGAGGACCGGCTGCCGCTCGACACCGCGCGCGGCCGGCGGACCTTCACGGTGCGCGGCCTGGTCGACCCGCAGGGCATCGGTCGCGCCTTCGGCGGCACCCTGGTGCTCATGGACGTACAGGCGGCCGAGGCGGTGTTCACCAGCCCCGGGCTCGTCAATCGTCTCGACATCGTCACCGATGCGGCCGCCGACACCGCGGCCGTGGCGCGCCGCGTCCAGGCCATGCTGCCCGACGGCCTGCGGGTCGAGGCGGTGGCGCAGCGCAAGGCCGACCTGCGCGCCGTCCTGCGCTCGATGCAGGTGCTGCTACGGGGCGTCAGCCTGGTGGCCCTCGGCGCCGCCTTCATCATCGCCTTCTCCCGCTTGTCGATGTGCTTCGCCGAACGCACCTGGCAGCTCGGCGTGCTGCGCGCCGTCGGCATGCGCCGGCGCGCCGTCTGCTGGGAGCTGCTGAAGGAGAGCCAACTCCTCGGGCTCGCCGGCGTGGCCCTCGGCCTGCCCGCCGGGGTGGCGATGGGGCGGGCGCTGCTGCCGCTGGTGGCGACGACGATGGCGCTGAACTTCCGCACCGTCGCGCCGCCGAGCGAGCTCGCGGTGCGGCCGGCGGCGCTGGCGATCGCCGCCGCGCTCGGCCTCGGCGCGGCGTTGGCGGCGGCGCTGCCGCCGGCCTGGCGGGCGGCGAGCGTCGACGTCGCCGAGACGCTGCGCGGGCGCGGCGCCGATCTCGCTCCGGCGCGCCGCGAGTCGCTGGCGGGCATCGCCGCCCTGGCGCTGATCGCCCTCGCGGCGGTGATCGCGCAAGGCGTCCTGGCGGCGCCGGCGGCGGGCCTGGTGGCCTCGGCGGCGCTGGTGCTGCTGACCGGGGCGCTGGCGCGGCCGCTCGTTCGCCGCTTCGACCGCCTGGCGGCGCGCGCCTCCCTGCCCGGCATGGGCGCCGTTGGCCGCCTGGCGCTGCGCCTGCTGCGCCACGACCTGCGGCGCGCCGCGCTGGCGGTGGCGATGGTCGGCATCGGCGTCGGCACCGTGGTGTGGCTGGCGCTGGTCGCCTATTCCTTCGAGCGCACGGCGGTGCGCGTCTTCGAACAGGCGATGCGCGCCGACTACGTCGTCAGCTCCTCGCACACCGGCGCCGGGGCGTTGGAGATGCCGGTCGACGAGGGCCTGGCCGCGACCCTGGCGGGCGTCGACGGCGTCGCGGCGGTGATCGGCGTGCGCCTCGCCAACTGGCAACACCAGGGCGAGCCGATCGTGCTCGACGCCTTCGACCCCGCGTACTTCCGCAACCCCGCCTACGGACGCTGGCCGCTGCACGGCGCGCGACTCGACGACGCCTGGGAAGCGGTCGCCGCCGGGCGCGCCGTGGTGGTCTCGAGCAACTTCGCGCAGAACATGCGCGTCGGCGTCGGCGATACGGTGACGCTGACGACGCCGCGCGGCCCGCTGCCGCTCCTGGTCGCCGGCATCACCACCGACTTCGCCTCGCCGCGCGGCACCATCGAGATGAGCCGCGCGCTCTACCGCGAGCACTGGAACGACGGCCGCGTCACCCGCTTCTTCGTCCAGGGCGGCGAGCCGGCGGATCCGGCGTTGCGCGGCCGCCTGCAGCAGCGGCTGGCGGCGCTCGGCGGCGCCTGGCGGGTGATCTCGTCCGGCGAGCTCGTCGCCTACTGGGAGCAGCAGATCCGCCGCGCCTTCGCCTCGCTCTACGCGCTGGCGGTGGTGATCCTCGGCGTGGTGCTGTTCGGCATCACCGACAACCTCGGCGCCAGCGTCGTCGAGCGCACACGCCAGCTCGGCACGCTGCGCGCCGCCGGCGTGCGCCAGGGGCAGCTCCGCCGCCTGGTGGTGAACGAGGCGCTCGTCATCGTCGGCCTCGGCCTGCTGCTCGCCGCCGCCGAGGGCGCCGGCATGGCCCTGCTCTGGGTGCGCACCACGGTGCCGCTGCTGCTCGGCTGGATCGTCGATCTGCACGTCCCGGTCGCCTTCCTCGCGATCGTCGCCCTCTCCACCGCGGCGAGCGGCGCTCTGGCCGCCCTGCTGCCCGCGCGGCGGGCGGCGCGGCTCGAGCCCGCCGCCGCCCTACGATGGGAGTAA
- a CDS encoding c-type cytochrome, producing MKMRWIRSGLLMAGYAALVLAAPARGADQISPAAEKEAQDIFKNRCTMCHGASGKGDGPAGVALNPRPRNWTDAAWQKATPDEEIEKAIVGGGQAVGKSVLMPANPDLTNKPEVVKALLQIVRSFSGK from the coding sequence ATGAAGATGAGGTGGATTCGCAGCGGTCTGTTGATGGCTGGCTATGCGGCCCTGGTGCTGGCGGCGCCGGCGCGCGGCGCCGATCAGATCTCACCCGCGGCGGAGAAAGAGGCTCAGGACATCTTCAAGAACCGGTGCACGATGTGCCACGGCGCCAGCGGCAAAGGCGATGGCCCGGCCGGCGTGGCGCTGAATCCGCGGCCGCGCAACTGGACCGACGCCGCCTGGCAGAAGGCGACGCCGGACGAGGAGATCGAGAAGGCGATCGTCGGCGGCGGCCAGGCGGTCGGCAAGAGCGTCCTGATGCCCGCCAACCCCGATCTCACCAACAAGCCCGAGGTCGTGAAAGCGCTGCTGCAGATCGTACGCAGCTTCTCGGGCAAGTAA